A region from the Thermoplasmatales archaeon genome encodes:
- a CDS encoding histidinol-phosphate aminotransferase — protein MPESEKHGGDIWSFSRSSGFRITDVVDLSSNANDFFSPEINFADAPTSIRYYPEVDLSEYREKISRLCQTGMENVAITAGLTDFVYKYMSRYTGKIVIVLTPSYGEFRKAGQVSGVRTVYLPSELVYRNPEVLNNYRFSSLIISRPEPPTGNFTDLDKVETILKIADRAGASTLIDEAFIDFVNGYDRGEALKLIGEHPSLYLGRSLTKILPFPGLRLGYVLASRKSIDDIETGGKPWGVGQFDLSVLRAIDFSFVKNLPAIVKKERDYLIMRMKGLGYGVVGDPAANFVTFTAPEGVKCDDLQRFVGKRGIMIRCVGSFMSFEDSCFRIAIKRREFTDRFLQVMRLFENEG, from the coding sequence GTGCCGGAATCTGAAAAACATGGCGGTGACATATGGAGTTTTTCCAGGAGCTCCGGGTTCCGCATTACGGATGTTGTAGACCTTAGCTCGAATGCCAATGACTTCTTTTCCCCGGAAATTAACTTCGCAGATGCGCCCACATCTATTCGATATTATCCTGAAGTAGATCTTTCTGAATACAGGGAGAAGATTTCGAGGCTGTGCCAGACTGGAATGGAAAATGTTGCTATCACCGCAGGCCTGACAGACTTTGTATATAAGTACATGAGCCGGTACACCGGTAAAATTGTCATCGTTCTGACCCCATCATATGGAGAATTCAGAAAAGCGGGCCAGGTAAGCGGAGTCCGGACAGTTTACCTTCCGTCAGAATTGGTTTACAGGAACCCTGAGGTGCTTAACAATTACAGGTTTTCCTCTTTGATAATATCCAGGCCGGAGCCTCCCACAGGTAATTTTACGGATCTGGATAAGGTGGAAACCATTCTGAAAATAGCAGACAGGGCAGGAGCCTCGACCCTGATTGATGAGGCTTTCATAGATTTTGTAAATGGTTACGACAGAGGTGAAGCCCTGAAATTGATTGGTGAACACCCTTCACTTTACCTGGGAAGATCACTGACCAAGATCCTGCCTTTTCCCGGGCTGAGGTTGGGATACGTGCTTGCATCACGAAAATCCATAGATGACATAGAGACCGGAGGAAAACCCTGGGGCGTTGGCCAGTTTGATCTCAGTGTGTTGAGGGCAATCGACTTCTCTTTCGTGAAAAACCTTCCAGCCATTGTAAAGAAGGAGAGGGATTACCTAATCATGAGAATGAAAGGGCTTGGATACGGGGTTGTGGGAGATCCGGCTGCCAATTTCGTAACATTCACGGCCCCTGAAGGTGTTAAATGCGACGATCTGCAACGTTTCGTTGGAAAACGTGGCATAATGATCCGTTGCGTGGGAAGTTTTATGTCTTTCGAGGATTCGTGCTTCAGGATCGCCATAAAGCGGAGAGAGTTCACGGACAGGTTCCTGCAAGTGATGAGGTTGTTTGAGAATGAAGGGTAA
- the glmU_4 gene encoding Bifunctional protein GlmU has protein sequence MTLKAVIMAGGKGTRLRPITYSIPKPLVPIAGKPCIGFALDSYFRAGIKDAIITTGYKFESLINGVLAFKNEDQNILFSVEKEPAGTAGSVKLVSKFIDDTFIVGSGDTLSDFNIGEIIKFHRKEKAKLTIALTRVDDTSQFGIVELKDNTITRFLEKPSPDQSFSNLINTGIYVMEPEILDSIPSGIPYDFAKDLFPKLLKEGLRIVGYPAEGTWLDAGRPKDMILANQLMTEKYGTKITGNGFTGKAIIKTPIETVDGLRVDGPIFIGENVTIGKDVTIKGSAIYNGVNIGDNVTIEDSIMMDNTRVQRGSRIEKSVIMKHTAIGEDCEIIESVLSPKLNLQSKSRIYNVSLSSEILDDEA, from the coding sequence ATGACTCTGAAAGCGGTCATCATGGCCGGAGGAAAAGGCACCAGGTTACGACCGATAACTTATTCTATACCAAAACCACTTGTTCCAATAGCAGGGAAACCCTGCATAGGCTTCGCGCTGGATTCCTACTTCAGGGCAGGAATAAAGGATGCTATCATAACGACCGGTTATAAATTTGAATCCTTAATAAATGGAGTTCTTGCGTTCAAGAATGAGGATCAGAATATCCTTTTTTCCGTCGAGAAGGAACCCGCCGGCACAGCAGGAAGCGTCAAGCTAGTCTCAAAATTCATCGATGATACGTTTATAGTGGGGAGTGGCGACACACTGTCCGATTTCAATATTGGAGAGATAATAAAATTTCACAGAAAGGAGAAAGCTAAGCTAACAATAGCACTTACACGCGTAGATGACACGTCGCAGTTTGGTATCGTGGAGCTTAAGGATAATACTATTACAAGATTCCTTGAGAAACCTTCACCCGATCAATCATTTTCGAACCTGATAAACACAGGCATATATGTCATGGAACCTGAAATCCTTGATTCAATTCCATCGGGTATACCATATGATTTTGCTAAAGACCTTTTTCCAAAGCTGCTGAAGGAGGGGTTGAGGATCGTGGGCTATCCTGCAGAGGGAACATGGCTGGATGCAGGCAGGCCAAAGGACATGATCCTGGCAAACCAGCTGATGACAGAAAAATACGGCACAAAGATCACAGGAAATGGGTTCACTGGAAAGGCCATAATAAAGACTCCGATTGAGACAGTTGACGGTCTCAGGGTGGATGGACCCATATTTATAGGGGAAAATGTAACTATCGGGAAGGATGTAACCATAAAGGGGTCCGCGATTTATAACGGCGTGAACATCGGGGATAACGTGACCATAGAGGATTCCATAATGATGGACAATACAAGAGTTCAACGCGGTAGCAGGATAGAGAAATCAGTGATAATGAAACACACAGCCATAGGGGAAGACTGTGAGATCATCGAAAGCGTTCTTTCTCCTAAGCTCAATCTTCAAAGCAAATCAAGAATATACAATGTCTCTCTTTCATCCGAGATACTGGATGACGAAGCCTGA
- the copB_2 gene encoding putative copper-exporting P-type ATPase B translates to MNLDQEINAPITINNAHSVGVEDALSLLKTSRMAGLKATEASRRLTVYGPNKLEREPAHSALRILVSQFNSSLVIILLGATIISFFLGEIVDSIVILIIVALVAALGFSQEYRTEGVLSALKKMRSLRAFVVRDGNTVDIDVEEIVPGDVVIISAGDKISADMRLLESFNLLVDEAPLTGESTQVEKSVPALAENTPVADRCNMLFSGTSVTNGKGVAVCISTGMNTELGKITRKVTERYPKSSSNIEKRMNEIGRRIGIIVLILIIIIVTIALSEQLYLTGSISSGDVISILLFGVALGVAAIPEALPAVLAGSLAIGAYRMAKENALTRNLSAVETLGSTQVICTDKTGTLTKGEMTAVEIRTVGNTFSVSGTGYDPSGTVEDRENGQTISIPGDLGLAMSLCNDALLMRDEDDKRWIIKGDTTEGALVVLAEKLGFRHQTIRSGFPRTWEIPFSSESKRMITVHRPDSGEEIAYMKGAPETVLEVCTQVLGRNGIESIDESLKRNIMGNAESMAERSFRVLAIAMRHLSGQQHTPELIEREFTFLGLVGMIDPPRPEAIEAISKAKKIGIRPIMITGDHRTTAIAIGTQMGIFQVGDLSLTGEQLQRMDEKEYETIVEDVTVYARVTPFDKLRIVEAWQKKNKLVAMTGDGVNDAPALKRADIGIAMGIAGTEVAKEASDMILLDDNFATILKAVSLGRWVQDNVKKYLAYLLSANLVEIVVLSMGALIASLFMTGTSSEPLVPLLAVQILYINLATDGIPALQIGISPPEPDLMERKVQETRETTVFSPEVRRFIYLVLAAEVPLLFIIYLTGIPAGIEEARTRLFLAIILVELALALTLGSLRYPVYKVRPHKWLVVSIVWEVILMVGLIITPTTRHALQLVYPTIGDIEWAIFAAIFSFAYIEILKHFPARDAR, encoded by the coding sequence ATGAACTTGGATCAAGAAATAAATGCACCGATTACAATCAACAATGCCCACTCCGTGGGTGTCGAAGATGCATTATCTCTTTTAAAAACAAGTCGTATGGCCGGGCTTAAAGCCACAGAGGCAAGCAGGAGATTGACGGTATACGGACCAAACAAACTCGAAAGAGAACCTGCTCATTCTGCGCTTAGAATTCTTGTGTCCCAATTCAACAGTTCTCTCGTAATAATCCTATTAGGTGCCACTATCATATCATTTTTTCTGGGGGAAATTGTGGACTCCATTGTAATCCTGATAATAGTAGCCCTGGTGGCTGCACTCGGTTTTTCACAGGAATACAGAACAGAAGGAGTGCTTTCTGCCCTCAAGAAAATGCGTAGCCTCAGGGCTTTCGTGGTAAGAGATGGCAATACTGTCGACATAGACGTGGAAGAGATTGTCCCCGGTGATGTTGTCATTATCTCTGCTGGAGACAAAATCTCAGCCGATATGCGTTTGCTGGAATCATTTAACCTCCTCGTGGATGAAGCACCCCTGACAGGAGAGTCTACGCAGGTAGAGAAGTCTGTTCCGGCTCTGGCTGAAAATACACCGGTCGCGGATCGTTGTAACATGCTGTTTTCGGGCACTTCGGTTACAAATGGCAAAGGCGTTGCAGTCTGTATTTCCACTGGAATGAATACAGAACTTGGGAAGATAACAAGGAAAGTCACGGAGAGATATCCAAAGAGCTCTTCAAATATTGAGAAAAGAATGAACGAGATAGGCAGGAGAATAGGAATTATCGTCCTGATCCTAATCATTATTATAGTAACGATCGCCCTGAGCGAGCAACTCTACCTCACTGGTAGCATATCATCCGGTGATGTCATATCAATTCTGCTCTTTGGGGTTGCACTAGGGGTGGCAGCGATACCCGAGGCACTTCCAGCAGTCCTTGCAGGCAGCCTTGCGATTGGAGCTTACAGAATGGCTAAAGAAAATGCGCTCACAAGAAATCTGTCCGCAGTCGAAACACTAGGTTCAACACAGGTTATCTGCACGGATAAGACAGGAACCCTTACTAAGGGAGAGATGACAGCTGTGGAGATCCGCACCGTTGGGAATACATTTTCTGTGAGCGGAACCGGATACGATCCGTCAGGGACTGTTGAAGATAGAGAAAACGGGCAGACAATAAGTATCCCAGGCGATCTTGGGTTGGCAATGTCACTTTGCAATGATGCATTGTTGATGAGAGACGAAGATGACAAGCGATGGATTATCAAAGGGGATACTACTGAGGGCGCTCTTGTGGTACTTGCAGAAAAACTGGGGTTCAGGCATCAAACTATAAGATCGGGCTTTCCCCGAACCTGGGAAATACCATTCAGTTCCGAAAGCAAGAGAATGATAACGGTTCACAGACCGGATTCTGGAGAAGAGATCGCTTACATGAAAGGGGCGCCGGAAACGGTACTAGAAGTATGTACCCAGGTACTGGGGAGAAATGGTATTGAAAGCATCGATGAGAGTTTGAAAAGAAACATAATGGGAAATGCAGAATCAATGGCAGAAAGATCCTTTCGAGTGCTTGCAATAGCTATGAGGCATCTGTCTGGTCAACAGCATACACCTGAGTTAATTGAGAGGGAATTTACTTTTCTCGGTCTGGTCGGCATGATTGATCCTCCACGACCAGAGGCAATAGAAGCCATCAGCAAAGCAAAGAAGATTGGCATTCGACCCATAATGATTACCGGGGACCACCGGACGACGGCAATAGCTATAGGGACACAAATGGGCATATTCCAGGTTGGAGATCTGTCTCTCACAGGTGAACAATTACAGAGGATGGACGAAAAAGAGTACGAAACAATAGTTGAGGACGTTACTGTATATGCCAGAGTTACACCATTTGACAAACTTCGTATTGTGGAAGCCTGGCAGAAGAAGAACAAGCTAGTTGCCATGACAGGAGATGGGGTAAATGATGCACCTGCTTTGAAAAGGGCAGACATTGGTATAGCCATGGGAATCGCTGGGACAGAAGTCGCAAAGGAAGCCTCGGACATGATACTCCTTGACGACAATTTTGCAACTATCCTGAAAGCGGTCAGTTTGGGAAGATGGGTGCAAGACAATGTCAAGAAATACCTTGCATATTTGCTCTCTGCTAATCTGGTTGAAATAGTGGTTCTGAGCATGGGGGCTCTTATAGCGTCTCTGTTCATGACGGGCACTTCTTCCGAACCTCTAGTCCCGCTTCTAGCTGTTCAGATTTTATATATCAACCTGGCTACTGATGGGATCCCTGCACTACAAATAGGGATCTCCCCACCGGAGCCTGACCTTATGGAAAGAAAGGTACAGGAAACTAGAGAAACAACAGTCTTTAGTCCAGAAGTTCGCAGGTTCATTTACCTGGTACTGGCAGCGGAAGTTCCACTGCTTTTCATTATCTATCTCACTGGAATTCCTGCAGGTATCGAAGAGGCAAGGACCCGTCTTTTCCTCGCCATCATACTTGTTGAACTTGCATTGGCTCTCACTTTAGGCTCACTCAGGTATCCAGTTTACAAAGTCAGGCCTCACAAATGGCTGGTCGTATCAATAGTCTGGGAAGTTATCCTCATGGTTGGTTTGATTATAACACCAACTACTCGACATGCACTCCAGCTCGTTTATCCTACAATTGGCGATATAGAGTGGGCAATTTTTGCGGCAATCTTCTCCTTTGCCTATATTGAGATCTTGAAACATTTTCCCGCCAGAGATGCAAGATAA
- a CDS encoding Phosphoribosyltransferase produces MNEGISAAGATPELTRLTPVVDSEIIFTGKCMSLNGPPMTPEGIPTPSIITRAALERTGIKVMIVDAGLASHPLTPFFSGNLHPSLDPSLEKALPDYRKALEFGRYIGSLITGYRAIFIGESVPGGTTTAQAVMKCLGNDLNTSSSLRQNPDNTKLNVIRKAEKRVGNADLDAEQCVEEYGDYMMPVALGISNALRENTVIYCGGTQMANVFNLDRIVNLPTGKRYVATTKWVMDHRAETMDKLVGSENIVVSNIDFSAMPQQGLREYENGHVREGAGMGGAFAIYSILDGNMQGLYNEISLLYDRLRNTQATSD; encoded by the coding sequence TTGAATGAGGGAATTTCTGCTGCCGGAGCGACACCGGAACTTACCAGGCTTACGCCTGTTGTTGATTCGGAGATAATTTTCACGGGAAAGTGCATGAGCCTGAACGGGCCGCCAATGACACCTGAAGGCATACCGACGCCATCCATAATAACAAGAGCGGCTCTGGAGAGGACTGGAATAAAAGTAATGATTGTTGATGCGGGGCTTGCATCACATCCTCTCACCCCTTTCTTCTCGGGAAACCTGCACCCATCTCTCGATCCATCCCTCGAAAAGGCCCTCCCGGACTACAGGAAAGCTCTGGAATTCGGGAGATACATTGGATCGCTGATTACCGGGTACAGGGCAATATTCATAGGGGAGAGTGTGCCTGGAGGAACCACAACTGCACAGGCTGTCATGAAATGCCTGGGAAATGACCTCAACACCAGTAGCAGCCTCCGGCAAAACCCGGATAATACAAAACTAAATGTAATACGCAAAGCGGAAAAGAGAGTGGGCAATGCAGATCTTGACGCCGAGCAATGTGTGGAGGAATATGGCGATTACATGATGCCTGTGGCACTCGGAATAAGCAATGCCTTGAGGGAAAACACCGTAATATACTGCGGCGGGACACAGATGGCTAACGTGTTCAACCTTGACAGGATAGTGAACCTTCCAACTGGAAAGCGCTATGTAGCAACAACAAAGTGGGTCATGGATCACCGTGCGGAGACAATGGATAAGCTCGTCGGTAGTGAGAATATTGTCGTGTCAAACATTGATTTCAGTGCCATGCCTCAACAGGGACTTAGAGAATATGAAAATGGGCATGTAAGAGAAGGGGCTGGAATGGGAGGTGCATTTGCCATATACAGTATCCTTGACGGCAATATGCAGGGACTTTACAATGAAATTTCACTTCTTTATGATAGGTTAAGAAACACACAGGCGACTTCAGATTAA
- the dapA_1 gene encoding 4-hydroxy-tetrahydrodipicolinate synthase, whose translation MDHELIIPMITPFKNNQIDREGLQAFISYAEKNHFDGIFAGSSTGGFASLSFDQHREFLRWVMELSQEIKLYAGVTRSSLDETMRLTKFAVDLGYERIVAINPFYHKYSQDSIIRFYDDVLAQCDHEVYAYNNPSLSGNEILPETMRKVREKHDNLVGLKDSGNNMDRFREFLKIPGLKVYQGKDVLLEESIKLGASGGVCSSANFCLNTLRIARNSVDSSVISAKTEKLMGLIGKYETPSIQNYLFRTQILGEKNPRNYMNRPFGDVPHPPGNEMLEGLLVRPS comes from the coding sequence ATGGACCATGAATTGATAATACCGATGATCACCCCATTCAAGAATAACCAGATAGACAGGGAAGGGCTGCAAGCCTTCATTAGCTATGCTGAAAAAAACCATTTTGACGGAATTTTCGCTGGGAGTTCTACAGGAGGGTTTGCTTCCCTTTCATTTGATCAGCACAGGGAATTCCTGAGGTGGGTGATGGAGTTGAGCCAGGAAATAAAGCTGTATGCAGGAGTAACAAGGAGCAGCCTTGACGAGACCATGCGCTTGACAAAATTTGCAGTGGATCTTGGCTATGAAAGGATTGTTGCCATAAATCCTTTTTATCACAAGTATTCACAGGACTCAATAATCAGATTTTATGATGATGTGCTCGCGCAATGCGATCACGAAGTATACGCATACAACAATCCTTCTCTGAGCGGAAATGAGATACTCCCTGAAACAATGAGGAAGGTAAGGGAAAAGCATGATAACCTTGTTGGACTGAAAGACAGTGGAAATAACATGGATCGGTTCAGGGAGTTCCTGAAGATACCTGGACTGAAAGTATACCAGGGGAAGGATGTTCTTCTTGAGGAGTCCATAAAGCTTGGCGCGTCTGGAGGAGTATGCTCATCTGCCAACTTCTGCCTGAATACCCTGCGTATAGCCAGGAATTCCGTGGATTCTTCTGTTATTTCAGCAAAGACGGAAAAGTTGATGGGACTCATCGGAAAGTATGAAACACCATCAATTCAAAACTATCTTTTCAGGACACAGATACTTGGGGAAAAGAACCCCAGAAACTACATGAACCGGCCGTTTGGCGATGTTCCACACCCTCCGGGAAATGAGATGCTGGAAGGCCTCCTTGTTCGTCCTTCCTGA
- a CDS encoding urocanate hydratase, whose translation MHDTVSAPRGKTLNTKGWQQEGALRLLMNNLDPEVAKDPENLIVYGGKGKAARNWDAFDRIVASLKSMDNDETLLIQSGKPVGIFRTSTDVPRVIISNAQIVPKWATDDIFWELERKGLTMFGQMTAGSWIYIGTQGVLQGTYETLYALANKEFGMSDLSGKWVLSSGLGEMGGAQPLAITMNNGVGIIVEIDETKIKRRLHDRYLDVETDSLEKALKMKDDAIRDGRALSIGLLGNAATVYTELNKMGIVPDVVTDQTAAHDINIGYIPEGLSLSEADSLRSSDIDRYHKMVYASIVKEVQAILRFKAGGSKVFDYGNNLRGRAQEAGMKDAFQIPGYVPAYIRDLFAVGSGPFRWVALTGEKEDIYRIDDELIRMFSKSNPHLAAWISLAKEKVHFQGLPARICYAAYGEREQIGVMINNMVHDGKISGPVAIGRDHHDTGSVASPYRETEAMKDGSDAIADWPVLNVILNAISGASWVSLHHGGGTGIGNAIHGGFVIVADGTRDAEKRMRRVLNADPGLGVIRHADAGYESSINLIKGKPKFRTPYF comes from the coding sequence ATGCATGATACAGTTAGTGCCCCAAGGGGCAAGACCCTGAATACAAAGGGATGGCAGCAGGAAGGTGCACTCAGACTCTTGATGAACAATCTCGACCCGGAGGTTGCCAAGGACCCGGAAAATCTGATCGTTTATGGGGGTAAAGGAAAGGCAGCAAGGAACTGGGATGCCTTTGACAGGATTGTTGCTTCGCTGAAATCAATGGACAACGACGAAACACTCCTTATACAGTCAGGAAAGCCCGTGGGCATTTTCAGGACCAGTACCGACGTGCCCCGCGTTATAATATCAAATGCACAGATAGTGCCAAAATGGGCTACTGATGATATATTCTGGGAGCTTGAACGTAAGGGACTCACAATGTTCGGCCAGATGACCGCTGGTTCGTGGATTTATATCGGCACACAGGGAGTGTTACAGGGAACCTATGAAACACTGTATGCCCTTGCAAACAAAGAGTTCGGAATGAGTGACCTCAGTGGAAAATGGGTACTTTCCTCGGGGCTTGGGGAGATGGGAGGCGCACAGCCACTGGCTATAACAATGAACAATGGCGTAGGAATAATCGTTGAGATTGATGAGACAAAGATAAAAAGAAGGCTTCACGACCGGTATCTCGACGTAGAGACTGATTCCCTGGAAAAAGCCCTCAAAATGAAGGACGATGCAATAAGGGATGGAAGAGCGCTATCTATTGGACTTCTGGGAAACGCAGCAACAGTATATACAGAGCTGAACAAGATGGGGATAGTTCCTGATGTTGTAACAGACCAAACTGCTGCCCATGATATAAATATAGGTTATATCCCGGAAGGTCTCTCGCTGAGTGAGGCAGATTCATTGAGATCCAGCGATATTGATAGATATCACAAGATGGTTTATGCATCAATCGTGAAGGAAGTCCAGGCCATACTCAGGTTTAAAGCGGGAGGGTCAAAAGTATTTGACTATGGAAATAACCTTCGGGGAAGAGCACAGGAGGCGGGGATGAAGGATGCTTTCCAGATACCAGGCTATGTTCCAGCATACATAAGAGACCTGTTCGCGGTTGGATCGGGACCATTCAGGTGGGTTGCACTGACCGGTGAAAAGGAAGATATTTACAGGATAGATGACGAGCTCATCAGGATGTTTTCAAAATCGAACCCGCACCTTGCAGCATGGATCTCGCTTGCAAAGGAAAAGGTGCACTTTCAGGGACTTCCTGCAAGGATATGTTATGCTGCATACGGTGAGAGGGAACAGATTGGGGTAATGATCAATAACATGGTTCATGATGGCAAAATCAGTGGTCCCGTAGCCATAGGAAGGGATCACCATGACACTGGATCAGTTGCCTCACCTTACCGTGAAACAGAGGCAATGAAGGACGGCAGTGACGCAATTGCAGACTGGCCGGTCCTGAATGTGATCCTGAATGCAATATCTGGGGCGTCCTGGGTGTCACTGCATCACGGAGGCGGAACAGGCATCGGGAATGCCATACACGGAGGGTTCGTTATTGTGGCGGATGGAACCCGGGATGCTGAAAAAAGGATGAGGAGAGTATTGAACGCAGATCCGGGGCTTGGAGTCATCAGGCATGCAGATGCCGGATATGAATCGTCTATCAACCTAATAAAGGGGAAACCGAAATTCAGGACCCCATATTTCTAA
- a CDS encoding cobalamin biosynthesis protein has product MVIPSILVALIILIGAVIIDMIFGEPKEYVHPVALVGKFSTRTEKAFMKAGNKVLAGFAFLVVIILIFTLPAYIVLRIISPVQFLYFIVAMILFKTTFSITSMGNHVKPIIKALETEDLETARTKLSLIVRRDTSNMDATHICSATIETVSEGFVDGFLTPMMFFALFGIIGALVARIINTMDSMIGYRNREYFEFGRWTAIADTIINYIPARVSAAIIAFSSELLNYRVQSVPLKDVRVLTESTNAGWPMGSIATSLNVKLEKYGQYVLNENGFDPTVGDIKRTMNIYYTSIYLSFLIFILPIMIIVFFLEVI; this is encoded by the coding sequence ATGGTAATTCCTTCTATTCTTGTTGCACTGATTATCCTGATCGGGGCAGTAATTATAGATATGATATTCGGTGAACCAAAGGAATATGTTCACCCCGTGGCACTTGTCGGAAAATTCTCTACTAGAACGGAAAAGGCATTCATGAAGGCAGGCAACAAAGTACTTGCCGGTTTTGCGTTCCTTGTAGTCATAATCCTCATTTTTACCCTTCCCGCGTATATAGTTTTAAGAATAATATCCCCGGTTCAATTTCTGTACTTTATCGTGGCAATGATTTTATTCAAAACGACTTTTTCAATCACCTCCATGGGAAACCACGTGAAGCCAATCATAAAGGCACTGGAAACCGAAGATCTGGAGACAGCACGAACAAAGCTTTCGCTAATCGTGAGAAGGGACACGAGCAACATGGATGCCACACATATCTGCTCAGCGACCATAGAGACCGTATCAGAAGGTTTTGTTGATGGATTCCTCACACCAATGATGTTCTTTGCATTATTTGGCATCATAGGCGCACTGGTGGCAAGGATCATCAACACGATGGATTCCATGATAGGATACCGAAATCGCGAATATTTTGAGTTTGGGAGATGGACAGCCATAGCCGACACCATCATCAACTATATACCCGCAAGAGTTTCTGCAGCAATTATCGCATTCAGTTCAGAACTTCTCAACTACAGAGTACAGAGTGTACCACTGAAGGATGTAAGGGTACTTACAGAAAGCACAAATGCGGGATGGCCCATGGGGTCGATAGCCACTTCACTGAATGTCAAGCTTGAAAAATATGGGCAGTACGTGCTGAACGAAAACGGATTTGATCCAACAGTCGGGGATATTAAACGAACTATGAATATTTACTACACCTCCATATACCTGTCATTCCTCATTTTCATTTTGCCAATAATGATCATTGTCTTCTTTCTTGAGGTGATTTAA
- a CDS encoding cobyric acid synthase has product MKGKLIQVVGTSSGAGKTTLVLSLCRYFSNTGLRVAPFKAVNMSLNSISLRDGSEISRAQWLQALAARTPPVKEMNPILLKPQGNGSQVIADGRSMGKMTIAGYYEWMNDHGRDLVLKSLNHMLENYDLVIAEGAGSPAEINIENRDLANVFIARQGSFPVLLVGDIDRGGVFASLYGTYSLMPDRNLVKFFIINRMRGDFKLLETGIEMLEKLTGVKTAGIIPYVNNINLPGEDSLDYPASRNSDAKVAVVKYPNMENYSDFDLLMMMGSVNFVDTGNVESIGNASLIVLPGSKIVGADLDYVIESGIDRAISSALAKGAKVLGICGGYQMLGKVIADPHEVQANRTMRGLGLLDVDTIYEKEKTTREVSYRISPALVPEVKMYSGYEIHYGRIGRNGERPLLVTDHGEEGSVTEDGRVMGTNVHGILENGEFLQYLIGGIDLEVRYEELLDANINRLTNIFIDNMDIREIEKLAEPVNRK; this is encoded by the coding sequence ATGAAGGGTAAATTGATCCAGGTAGTGGGAACATCATCTGGGGCAGGCAAAACTACCCTTGTGCTCTCTCTCTGCAGGTATTTCAGCAATACTGGCTTACGCGTAGCGCCTTTCAAGGCCGTGAATATGTCCCTAAACTCCATATCGTTGCGTGACGGATCTGAAATTTCAAGGGCGCAATGGCTCCAGGCACTTGCTGCAAGAACACCTCCAGTAAAGGAGATGAATCCCATACTTCTTAAGCCGCAGGGAAACGGGTCTCAGGTTATAGCGGATGGCCGGTCAATGGGAAAGATGACGATTGCAGGATATTATGAATGGATGAATGACCACGGAAGAGACCTTGTCCTTAAGTCACTTAATCATATGCTTGAGAATTACGACCTGGTAATAGCAGAGGGCGCAGGATCGCCAGCTGAAATCAACATTGAGAATCGGGATCTCGCAAATGTGTTCATTGCTAGGCAGGGAAGTTTTCCGGTACTCCTGGTCGGGGATATAGACCGTGGCGGCGTATTTGCGTCCCTTTATGGAACATACAGCCTCATGCCTGACAGGAATCTCGTGAAATTCTTCATAATTAACAGGATGAGAGGAGATTTCAAACTTCTTGAGACCGGTATAGAAATGCTGGAAAAGTTAACAGGAGTCAAAACCGCGGGGATAATACCATATGTCAACAATATAAATTTACCCGGGGAGGATTCGCTTGATTATCCTGCTTCCAGGAATAGCGATGCAAAAGTCGCAGTTGTAAAGTATCCGAATATGGAGAATTACAGCGACTTTGACCTTCTTATGATGATGGGTAGCGTAAATTTTGTTGATACAGGCAATGTTGAGTCCATTGGCAATGCCAGCCTCATAGTTCTCCCAGGTTCCAAGATTGTTGGCGCCGATCTTGACTATGTCATTGAATCCGGGATTGATAGAGCTATTTCATCGGCTCTGGCGAAAGGAGCTAAAGTCCTTGGGATATGCGGTGGTTACCAGATGCTTGGCAAGGTGATTGCTGATCCCCATGAAGTCCAGGCGAATCGTACAATGCGAGGCCTTGGGCTTCTGGATGTGGACACAATCTACGAGAAGGAGAAAACCACCCGTGAAGTTTCTTACCGGATTTCCCCGGCACTTGTCCCTGAGGTGAAGATGTACAGCGGATATGAGATACATTATGGACGCATAGGCAGGAACGGTGAGAGACCGCTCCTGGTTACTGACCATGGCGAGGAGGGATCGGTGACGGAAGATGGCAGGGTGATGGGAACCAATGTTCACGGCATATTGGAAAATGGTGAGTTTTTGCAATACCTTATTGGTGGAATAGATCTCGAAGTTAGATATGAAGAACTCCTTGATGCCAACATCAACAGGCTGACCAATATTTTTATTGACAACATGGATATTAGAGAGATAGAAAAACTTGCTGAACCGGTTAACCGAAAGTGA